One genomic region from Drosophila subpulchrella strain 33 F10 #4 breed RU33 chromosome 2R, RU_Dsub_v1.1 Primary Assembly, whole genome shotgun sequence encodes:
- the LOC119550687 gene encoding tRNA N(3)-methylcytidine methyltransferase METTL6: protein MEPLEPDVITTQAKELTEAEKQKLEEQNKRGFVPEFKANKLEIDAQRNWDIFYKRNETRFFKDRHWTTREFQELLDQEQSGDKRTLFEVGCGVGNLVFPLLEEQTSEEECFTNGRFYFYACDFSPRAVDFVRSNPLYDPSQITAFQCDITTQQVHEHIPASSLDVCTLIFVLSAIHPQKFKEVVQNLWKLLKPGGLVLFRDYGLYDMAQLRFKPGNKIAENLYVRQDGTRSYFFSEEEVSQLFQENGFEVISNAYVHRRTLNLKEGVDVPRIFLQGKFRKKNL, encoded by the exons ATG gAACCACTAGAACCAGATGTTATAACCACCCAAGCCAAGGAGCTCACAGAAGCGGAGAAGCAAAAGTTGGAGGAGCAAAACAAACGTGGTTTTGTTCCCGAATTCAAGGCCAACAAGCTGGAAATAGATGCCCAGAGGAACTGGGATATCTTCTACAAGAGGAATGAGACTCGCTTCTTCAAGGATCGACACTGGACGACGCGGGAGTTCCAGGAGCTGCTGGACCAGGAGCAGTCAGGCGACAAACGCACTCTCTTTGAAGTGGGATGCGGAGTGGGCAACCTGGTGTTCCCGCTCCTAGAGGAACAAACCAGCGAGGAGGAATGTTTCACCAATGGTAGATTCTACTTCTACGCCTGTGACTTCTCACCCCGAGCCGTGGACTTTGTGCGCTCCAATCCTCTGTACGATCCCAGCCAGATAACCGCCTTTCAATGCGATATCACGACGCAACAAGTGCATGAGCACATCCCAGCCAGCAGTCTGGATGTCTGCACCCTCATCTTTGTTCTCTCCGCCATACATCCACAAAAGTTCAAGGAGGTGGTGCAGAACCTGTGGAAGCTACTCAAACCAGGAGGACTGGTGCTGTTTAGGGATTACGGCCTGTACGACATGGCACAGTTGCGCTTCAAGCCGGGCAACAAGATTGCCGAGAACCTCTATGTGCGACAGGATGGCACCCGCAGCTACTTTTTCTCAGAGGAAGAGGTGTCCCAGCTCTTCCAGGAGAATGGCTTTGAGGTAATCAGCAATGCCTATGTCCACCGACGAACGCTCAATCTCAAGGAAGGCGTTGATGTGCCGCGCATTTTCCTGCAGGGAAAGTTTAGAAAGAAGAACCTATGA
- the LOC119549395 gene encoding uncharacterized protein LOC119549395 isoform X1, which produces MKRDVSTSTIGRDEARRPLMEAYMFQRRVLLGCSLLMVVSLLIWIVAISTDHWIIISGGKGIFIPESRRFFMSSHSGLWRHCRNTIVPNAIGNAPVVRNFSSMSYTSQTNINEAKRNLSHMDFIKQFAQEELLPADNFTESARRHMFAHWVRGEDEEFQTLRNAFRALVMNTEENQRQFNATAIKPIPINPLDVQGIIDRKTFGSALQRVKYNNTWSYYVIPEVAQLAIFSNWTDFPLVVRLLGTYIRDINIPAYVLNDERVILILVPPLPPKRGQPAYYTYIPNQRCKYIDMFPNSNALRTEPGFDDELLVAWYSLSDYIRTQASFACITLFVMSLGAVFSFYTFMNPRYMFKRLAGGIHLVAASTALVVLQVLFSSIDYTKEHLFYAYPDGAELTYGYGVYLAWFTFVDNILCGVMFLWYSGKKKGAKAPNDEVAMADEPTIMGR; this is translated from the exons ATGAAGCGCGACGTGTCCACATCGACCATCGGTCGGGATGAGGCTCGCCGTCCGCTGATGGAGGCCTACATGTTCCAGCGGCGAGTGCTGCTCGGCTGCAGCCTGCTCATGGTGGTGTCCCTGCTGATCTGGATAGTGGCCATCTCCACCGATCACTGGATCATCATATCAGGCGGAAAGG GCATTTTCATCCCGGAGTCGCGGCGCTTCTTCATGTCCTCGCACTCGGGATTGTGGCGCCACTGCCGGAACACCATAGTGCCGAATGCCATTGGCAATGCCCCGGTGGTGCGCAACTTCAGCTCCATGTCGTACACCTCGCAGACGAACATCAACGAGGCGAAGCGCAATCTCTCGCACATGGACTTCATCAAGCAGTTCGCCCAGGAGGAGCTGTTGCCGGCGGACAACTTCACGGAATCGGCGCGTCGCCACATGTTTGCCCACTGGGTGCGAGGGGAGGACGAGGAGTTCCAGACGCTCCGCAATGCCTTTCGCGCCCTGGTGATGAACACCGAGGAGAATCAACGGCAGTTCAATGCCACAGCAATAAAGCCCATACCCATCAATCCACTGGATGTTCAAGGGATTATAGACAGGAAAACATTTGGATCGGCACTGCAGCGGGTTAAGTACAACAACACCTGGTCGTACTATGTGATCCCCGAGGTGGCCCAACTGGCCATCTTTAGCAACTGGACGGATTTCCCACTGGTGGTCCGACTGCTGGGCACCTACATTCGGGATATCAACATCCCTGCCTATGTTCTGAACGACGAGCGGGTGATCCTGATCCTGGTGCCTCCATTGCCGCCCAAAAGGGGCCAGCCCGCCTACTACACCTATATACCGAACC AGCGCTGCAAGTACATCGACATGTTCCCCAACTCCAATGCCCTGCGCACTGAGCCCGGCTTCGATGATGAACTATTGG TCGCTTGGTATTCCCTTTCAGATTACATCCGGACGCAGGCGTCCTTTGCCTGCATAACTCTGTTCGTGATGAGCCTGGGCGCCGTCTTCTCGTTCTACACGTTCATGAATCCCCGCTACATGTTCAAGCGCCTGGCAGGTGGCATCCACCTGGTGGCCGCCTCCACGGCTCTGGTGGTGCTCCAGGTGCTCTTCTCCTCGATTGACTACACCAAGGAGCATCTCTTCTACGCCTATCCTGATGGGGCGGAACTAAC CTATGGCTACGGCGTCTACTTGGCCTGGTTCACCTTCGTGGACAACATTCTGTGCGGTGTTATGTTCCTCTGGTACTCGGGCAAGAAGAAGGGCGCCAAGGCGCCCAACGACGAGGTGGCCATGGCCGATGAGCCCACCATCATGGGCAGATAA
- the LOC119549395 gene encoding uncharacterized protein LOC119549395 isoform X2, producing the protein MKRDVSTSTIGRDEARRPLMEAYMFQRRVLLGCSLLMVVSLLIWIVAISTDHWIIISGGKGIFIPESRRFFMSSHSGLWRHCRNTIVPNAIGNAPVVRNFSSMSYTSQTNINEAKRNLSHMDFIKQFAQEELLPADNFTESARRHMFAHWVRGEDEEFQTLRNAFRALVMNTEENQRQFNATAIKPIPINPLDVQGIIDRKTFGSALQRVKYNNTWSYYVIPEVAQLAIFSNWTDFPLVVRLLGTYIRDINIPAYVLNDERVILILVPPLPPKRGQPAYYTYIPNQRCKYIDMFPNSNALRTEPGFDDELLDYIRTQASFACITLFVMSLGAVFSFYTFMNPRYMFKRLAGGIHLVAASTALVVLQVLFSSIDYTKEHLFYAYPDGAELTYGYGVYLAWFTFVDNILCGVMFLWYSGKKKGAKAPNDEVAMADEPTIMGR; encoded by the exons ATGAAGCGCGACGTGTCCACATCGACCATCGGTCGGGATGAGGCTCGCCGTCCGCTGATGGAGGCCTACATGTTCCAGCGGCGAGTGCTGCTCGGCTGCAGCCTGCTCATGGTGGTGTCCCTGCTGATCTGGATAGTGGCCATCTCCACCGATCACTGGATCATCATATCAGGCGGAAAGG GCATTTTCATCCCGGAGTCGCGGCGCTTCTTCATGTCCTCGCACTCGGGATTGTGGCGCCACTGCCGGAACACCATAGTGCCGAATGCCATTGGCAATGCCCCGGTGGTGCGCAACTTCAGCTCCATGTCGTACACCTCGCAGACGAACATCAACGAGGCGAAGCGCAATCTCTCGCACATGGACTTCATCAAGCAGTTCGCCCAGGAGGAGCTGTTGCCGGCGGACAACTTCACGGAATCGGCGCGTCGCCACATGTTTGCCCACTGGGTGCGAGGGGAGGACGAGGAGTTCCAGACGCTCCGCAATGCCTTTCGCGCCCTGGTGATGAACACCGAGGAGAATCAACGGCAGTTCAATGCCACAGCAATAAAGCCCATACCCATCAATCCACTGGATGTTCAAGGGATTATAGACAGGAAAACATTTGGATCGGCACTGCAGCGGGTTAAGTACAACAACACCTGGTCGTACTATGTGATCCCCGAGGTGGCCCAACTGGCCATCTTTAGCAACTGGACGGATTTCCCACTGGTGGTCCGACTGCTGGGCACCTACATTCGGGATATCAACATCCCTGCCTATGTTCTGAACGACGAGCGGGTGATCCTGATCCTGGTGCCTCCATTGCCGCCCAAAAGGGGCCAGCCCGCCTACTACACCTATATACCGAACC AGCGCTGCAAGTACATCGACATGTTCCCCAACTCCAATGCCCTGCGCACTGAGCCCGGCTTCGATGATGAACTATTGG ATTACATCCGGACGCAGGCGTCCTTTGCCTGCATAACTCTGTTCGTGATGAGCCTGGGCGCCGTCTTCTCGTTCTACACGTTCATGAATCCCCGCTACATGTTCAAGCGCCTGGCAGGTGGCATCCACCTGGTGGCCGCCTCCACGGCTCTGGTGGTGCTCCAGGTGCTCTTCTCCTCGATTGACTACACCAAGGAGCATCTCTTCTACGCCTATCCTGATGGGGCGGAACTAAC CTATGGCTACGGCGTCTACTTGGCCTGGTTCACCTTCGTGGACAACATTCTGTGCGGTGTTATGTTCCTCTGGTACTCGGGCAAGAAGAAGGGCGCCAAGGCGCCCAACGACGAGGTGGCCATGGCCGATGAGCCCACCATCATGGGCAGATAA
- the LOC119550686 gene encoding hyccin, with protein MAELVRDWLADYQRTKGQPAEAEAFVVEHETDPEIAEAIFTIFNERQRNEALVHDICQQLLAFYRSPELTLHKFPLQFIPVLVYTYLHSVAGGDKKAARGVETLLICIYNGEVSTDDGGQRVVAFRMPILAQTSVYHEVKNLPMTDLRRWEENCNREVKWGPHQRIESIHAQNRMRILTALLFCYNQQVSQTQKSSLLHLCRVTSQLVNQGFTTKSGHGHRMSYGSDPATGATFPKPSSPRIPLSAAFLIELVHAIYFAMFNGYGTIAIQTLDDIHNRATYEMYSELILVTSAVRNSLHANPSGQPNDGPMGLSVALTPSTTTVTTSVSKSMITNASFRTKKLPDDIPIQVQDLTMPQAPQQLASVTEETEPGSKESPSTKESSGTRTSIMRPSMEGIKAQAHKALIAGFKKSKDKEKEKDKEPPKPPQRKFDKHTQRNSLLQLQTEPSSNPSPEQPPTGEVLPLQTLSLINENGSNSFSVDSDLNDGVLGSNANANTSLPPLSSTTNSVTSSDLLTKSFDSSIELAPLGHSSSNGGKLAEHSLAE; from the exons ATGGCGGAACTGGTGAGGGACTGGCTGGCGGACTACCAGCGGACAAAGGGCCAGCCTGCCGAGGCGGAAGCGTTCGTTGTGGAGCACGAAACGGATCCCGAGATTGCTGAGGCCATCTTCACCATCTTTAACGAGCGGCAGCGCAACGAGGCGCTTGTCCACGACATCTGCCAGCAGCTACTGGCCTTCTACCGCTCGCCGGAGCTGACGCTCCACAAGTTCCCGCTGCAGTTCATCCCGGTGCTGGTGTACACATACCTGCACTCGGTGGCCGGCGGCGATAAGAAGGCCGCTCGCGGCGTGGAGACGCTGCTTATCTGCATTTACAATGGCGAGGTGTCCACCGATGACGGCGGCCAGCGCGTGGTGGCCTTTCGCATGCCCATCCTGGCCCAGACGTCCGTCTACCATGAGGTGAAGAACCTGCCCATGACGGATCTGCGACGCTGGGAGGAGAACTGTAACCGGGAGGTCAAGTGGGGACCGCATCAGCGCATTGAGTCGATCCATGCCCAGAACCGTATGCGCATCCTGACGGCGCTGCTGTTTTGCTACAACCAGCAGGTCAGCCAGACGCAGAAGTCGTCGCTGCTCCACTTGTGCCGGGTCACGTCGCAGCTGGTGAATCAGGGATTCACCACGAAGTCGGGCCACGGTCATCGCATGAGTTATGG ATCTGATCCTGCAACCGGAGCCACTTTTCCAAAGCCCTCCTCACCACGCATTCCACTGTCCGCCGCCTTCCTGATCGAATTGGTGCACGCCATCTACTTCGCCATGTTCAATGGCTATGGCACGATAGCTATCCAAACCCTGGACGACATCCACAACCGGGCCACCTACGAAATGTACTCGGAACTGATCCTGGTGACCAGTGCGGTGCGCAATTCGCTGCACGCCAATCCTTCCGGTCAGCCCAACGACGGACCCATGGGCCTTAGTGTGGCCTTGACGCCATCCACCACCACGGTGACCACTTCGGTGTCCAAGTCCATGATCACGAACGCCTCCTTCCGTACGAAAAAACTGCCCGATGATATACCCATCCAGGTGCAGGACCTCACCATGCCGCAAGCGCCGCAGCAGCTGGCCAGCGTTACTGAGGAGACGGAGCCGGGCTCCAAGGAATCGCCCTCCACCAAGGAGAGTTCTGGGACGCGCACCTCGATCATGCGACCGAGCATGGAGGGCATCAAGGCGCAGGCGCACAAGGCGCTCATCGCGGGCTTTAAGAAGTCTAAGGACAAGGAGAAAGAGAAGGACAAGGAGCCGCCGAAGCCACCGCAGCGCAAGTTCGACAAGCATACGCAGCGCAACTCGCTGCTTCAGCTGCAGACGGAACCCAGCTCGAATCCCAGTCCGGAACAGCCACCCACCGGCGAAGTGCTGCCGCTGCAGACGCTCTCGCTGATCAACGAGAATGGGAGCAACAGCTTCAGCGTGGACAGCGatctcaacgacggcgtgcTGGGCTCCAACGCGAACGCTAACACATCCCTGCCTCCGCTGAGCAGCACCACCAACTCGGTGACCAGCAGCGACCTGCTCACCAAGAGCTTCGACTCCAGCATCGAACTGGCGCCGCTGGgacacagcagcagcaacggcGGCAAGCTGGCCGAGCACAGCTTGGCGGAATAG